TTATAGGGATACCTCATTGATAAAAGCAAGAACTAAGAAGATAAATGGAACTCAAAAATTTTTGTAAGCAATCTACCAATTTTTAATAATATCATAAAGAAATATTAGTACAATTTATGTCATAGCCACGTGTATATAATAAGCTacatataattaaacaaaataaaaccaTACTTACTAAATGAAATTAAACTCATAACCTAGATGAACAAATTCATAAATGTATTTTGCCACATACATTGTCAACACTTCCAATATTAAtgtaatatattaaaaaaatattattagggTCAGCCAGAAGGGCAAGTCCATGAACCTACTGTTCCTTCACCTGCTGAGCAAACATAATTTTCAAAACCCTTCTCAGGATGGAATTCTGATGTAGAAAATGACTGAATCTGATCATTCTGCATGTTGAACAACTTATTCTGTGCTTGTTTTGAAATTCCAATATCAGATGTGGAAGCATTTGTTCTACCAACCATGCTATTATTTAATGCACTACTAGATGGTGGCATAAATATTGGAGAATCTTGAACCTTTTGTGTGGATGGTCTTAAAGTAAAAAGAGGTCCCAAATTATCCAAATGGCCTGATCTTATGGCTGAGGTAGCAGTTGAGAAAAGATCAAGGCGGCGAGTGTAGGCTGAACCAGTAAACGGAGTTGTGGGGATCCCTGTGAATTCTTGAACCATTTGTCGAAAATTTGTAGTGTCAGTTGTTAGAACAGTTGTTGGCGCCCGCCTCGATGCCCTGCTTCGTTTCTTTGGATTTTTTCCCACATTAGGCTGATGATCAATGCTTGATTttattggtattgaattatagtTTGGAACTTGAGTATTAGTACCCAAAATAGCATGATTAGTAGCACTTGATGATGAGGAATTTAAGTTTCCAAAGTTGTTGAAATTGTTATCGGATCCCAATGATTTAGGCCAGAGAAGATCATTGTTGTACAGAGAATTTGCTGAATCTTGGAAATTGGAGTTGAAATTTTGTGAGTCATGAGGATCAAAGAGAGTGGGTTGGTGAGAAAGAAATTGTGGGAGTGGATTTGATGAGATTGAACCAAAATGGGCTGAAGAATTCAAGAAAGTTGAGATTGAGCCCCCATGTGAATCATACTCTTCATCACCACCACCACTTGAAGATTGCACACTACCACTATTTCCAGAATCCATTACTCCTATTAGGAACAAAAAAAAaggtgaaagaaaaaaaaaaggaaagagataGTGATAGTTGAAAAGTtaggagaaagagaagagatgagATTCTTAAAAGAGATTGTTCAAGAAAGGAATATGAAAAGTGAACCAAAGAGGAAAACCAAAGAACTAAAGAGAAGTTTTGATAAAGTATATATCCTTATCTTGAAAGATCTGACGATGATCTAATATTAGGAGCTGACTTATCAAATTTGTCATTTGCTTCTCATTCCTGGACCACAAGGTTGTTCTCACACAAGATcaggaaacaaaaacaaaaaagcatGTTGGTTTTAAAGTGCAGAGATTTGAGAGTCTTGAATTTATCATACATATTTTCTGCATTATCTCTTTCTTTGTAAGCTCTGTGGATTAGGGTTTAGaatgaaaggaaagagagaaaggAATGACAGAGAGAAAAAGGTTAAATATATAAGGCTTTGATCAGAAGGGCTCTAAAACAGAAAGGAGAAATCAATTATACTACACAAACGAAGGGGAGGGTGGTTAGTGGGGTCTCCACTGAAAGGATCCTTTAGGGTAATAAGGTGTTTCGCTAAATTTACAAGGTGGTCAAATTGGCTTATAAGCATTTTTAGGCTTATTTATATGTTTGATAAATACTCAAAGTGTCTATAAGCCAAGTGTTTATAATCTAAAATCAGCCATAAGTCATAAGCTGGTCACTCTCAACTTATGACTTTTCAGCTTATAAAacttttagtttgaccaacacttttactagtttatccttaataatattttctaattcacaaaatacttttcccaaaataaatttcttgactttctgttcattccatattcgttattaattcttttctttacaaaaaaatttttaatttataatcttttgaaaataattcaagggtattttagtcattttaataaaagaataGCTTATTAACAGTTTTTAATCAAACACATCAACTGCTTATTATTAGTTTCAGcacttctatccaaacacgtaaatgcttattttaaaaatcagtttcaaTACTTAAAAAAATTTTCAGCACTATAAGCTTATCAACTATTTataatcagctaatccaaacgggttCTAAGTGTGAAAACGAGAAAAGTTTCATGCAATCATCTAAGAGGAAAAAAAATTCCATCCAATTTTCGATATCCCCATTATAGCCCTGATAAAAAAGGGGAGTACTTCCATTTTATTGTTAGAACTTAAACTCAAAACCTTtgatttgaaataaaaaaaaattatattaattcCATCATAATGACGAAACCAAATGTACTAAGAGTAATAAAATGAAAAGGTAGTTGCAAAATCCATAGTTTGAAGCAAAATATGACTCCTTTATAAAGTTTTTACTTCCATTTTAAATTTCATTAAATCTCAGAATTTCGGTATGCAAGAATTAGATAACTCAGAATTGTGAAACAAGATATGACTTTTGACATCTTTATTATAGTTACTTAGGTTACCAAACGAGAAAAAATCATGATTGCGAATTGTAATTAATAAACTTTTATACAATATCAACTAGCGTGTTTGCAATTTGTGGATAGTAAATCTAATTGTGTACTTGCAAGAAAAAGTGTTTataccaaataaaataatttaattgtaaGAGTCACTCCACAAGCTAAAATAAAAACACATACTATCACTAACTATAGTCAATAATTAAAAATCATAAGCAAAACGCATGACGTGTATTTATTTGTTTTGTCTAAGCACCAAGTAAATATATATTTTCCCTGAGTTgtatatacaaaataaaataagatgtACATAATGCAATCAGTCAATTTGAAATCAATTCAGTTTAAATAAGTGATAAATAATACTCTCTCCTTTTCAGTTTATATATTTTTGTTGGAGTACGAGGGCCAAACTAACAAATTTTAGGTGTGAATTTACattagaatttttaattttttaaaataaaatttatatatttagaaaCTAAATAAAAAGTACGATAAGTCAAAATAGTTAACAATTCaaagtatttaaaaaaatatttacaaataatGTGGTCAAAGTAAACTTGGTTAGACTCCCCCAAATAGTATTAGGCTCACATAAAATAGAACCTCGGGATGAAGTTCCTCATACTTTGAGCAAGTCACAATGGAGCTTGTTGGAAATTTGGTTCAAAACAGATCACAAATTAAGATAGTGATTAGTTTTGGGGAATATTTTACAGTCCATCGATGGAAATGAAGTTGGAATTTGTTGATAGCCATAATTACCTCTCTAAAAAGATTCTTACGTGCGTGTGTGAGGGAGCTAGAAATATTTTGATCATCTACATTATTATGCTCCCTTTGGACATTCGAATATTACCATGCCAAAGAACCTTATATCTAGCGTCATCactaaattaataatattttgatgGATAGACCTCATAGAGATTAGTTTATCCACATTTTAGTTAGCTGCAACGATAATAATCACAATTATTTTTGTTTGTCTACTGATCGCTATTGCTAAGTTTGATTTTCCAAATGAGAAAATTACTCTCTATAACCCCTCAGaattttaatagcccatgttTTTTCTCATTGATCCAAAATATCCCTCCtgcccaaacatattacatctaatagccggaaatgtctattttgtatattttttgtatagtgacagtctattttgtatatattttgtataatgacagtctatttagtatatttttttatatagtgacaatctattgtatataaattgtatagtgacagtctattttgtatattttttgtatagtaacagtctattttgtatatattttgtatagtgacaatctattgtatataaattgtatagtgacagttattttatatatattttgtatagtgacagtctattttgtatatattttgtatagtgacagtctattgtatataaattgtatagtgatagtctattttagtatattttttgtatagtgacagtctatttaatatatttttcgtatagtgacagtctatttaatatattttttgtataatgatagtctattttatatatattttgtatagtgacaatctattgtatataaattgtacagtgacagtatattttgtatagtgacagtctattttgtatatattttgcatagtgacagtctattgtatataaattgtacagtgacaatatattttgtatagtgacagtctattttgtatatattttgcatagtgacagtctattgtatataaattgtgtagtgacagtctatttagtatattttttatatagtgacagtctattttgtatatattttgtatagtgacagtctattgtattttataaaattaatgaTGCAACCATGTTTTGCACACGTTGATGCTCCACCACAGAGTTCAACTAATTTAATGTATGTTGTTTTCATACTCGACTCCTCTATTTAGGGCATTTCTTGTAAGAAAATGACACCAAACGCCACACATGCATTTAAGTGAttgagttcttttttttttttttttttttttacataaaggATTTTCGCCATACAAAGAAatgtctttatatatatatatatatatatatatatatatatatatatatatatatatatatatatatatatatatatatatatatatatatatatatatatatggaagagGGCATGCTCGTGATAGTGAAGGGTTAATTTAACAAATGGTCATATAATTATGATCTTTTTAATCAAAGTCATACAATTTTTCTTACATAAAGATCATAAAAGCTGCTAGTaactcacaaaaaaaaaaatgaccgAAAAATACAACTTTTCAatagcattttttttatttttcagtctAACAAATAATAACCAAATTAAAATAGGAATGACCCAacctaataaaaatataaataaattgaaataatattaaaattgaaTCCTTCCCTCAAAATACACATAACTTCTTTTTTGGAGTATTttgctttttaaaattttaattatttatcttaCTTACAGTATGGGCACATATTGAACTCATATAGGAAAAGGCAAAAAGTAACATTTATgaaaaaaagttttatttttatattcttcacaagtatatataaaatattaatatctAAATAGCATAAAAGCCAAAAAAGAATGAAATAATGAATGATTCCCTTTGAATAAATTAAAAGCCATCTTAGAAGACATCTCCCATTGTATTTCCGTGATAGTTGGGTTTGTCAATTTCGGAGGCTAGTCGGTAGAATTAGTTTTGggctataaaatatatattataatttgTGACTACCGATTGTCATTAGTTTTTTCAGTATGGCTAGAAGTGATAATAGCTCTTTCCAAATCCTTGTATTCTTTGTGAAAGGAGGATGTAGGGTCAATCACAAGTTGATCTGTTATAGATGAGCTGGATCATGGGAACATTATAGAGCAAAATTCATTTATAGCTACTCGGGCCAAACTTATAACACCTGGTAGCCCAAAATTACAATATACATTTTATAGTTCAAAAGTAATTCTAGTGGCTTCTGACCCACAAGCACAAACACATGTTCACTGGAGAAATAATTTTCGACCCAAAATGGTTTAGCTGGAAAACTTCATCGGTCGCAGCAGTGGCCGAAAAATTCACGGTCGCCGAAAAAGCTATATACCGGCCAGATCTTCGAAaatccaaataacaagcaaaccATCTTTTAGATCTAGATTTTCATAATATGAAAAGCcccaaaaataatatataaaacgagAAGAAAGAGTCGCCGGATTTAATGAAGGGTCACTGGTGTTTGAGTTTCAAAAACTCTTCCTCCTATTGTAAGAGGAAGTTGTATTCTCCTATTAGGTCTTTTTCTaggttttgtaaaaatatactAGTTGGGTACTTACAGTATCATGTGTTACCAGAACAACATATTGGGTAAAAGGGTATGACAGATTTAGGCGACAAAGTCCATTATTTGTCTAACAAATAATCTTTGCTTTTTGTATGTTGTACAATGTTGATGAAATGTTCACATTCATGAGCAGTGTGACACCTTTGAAGTTTTGTGTCAccacccaaaatccactaaaagtcgtgatagcgcctaacgctgccgtcaggcaagccaacaatgatttaccaatttaattactcattttagtatttttaaatcataattttccttaattgaatattataaaatagaatttacagagtaaataaaatatttacacgAACCACCATAATGAATAACCTGAAAGaaaacccccaaaatccggtgtcacaagtgcatgaatatcaactaaaaaatataataaaatataacatcTGTGTGGGatacaaattagataggagaatataaataactctaatggagactctgcaggctggGGATTATAACATAAAATGCAAATCACGGTAAAGTCCCCGTAATAGCAGCGCCTCTGCGCCCAAGAGACCACCAGACACATATGTACTTGCAcgaaaagtgcagcaagtgtagcatgagtacgtaaattaacacgtacccaatgagtatctagcttaaccccggagaagtagtgacaatgggtcgacatcaacacttactagtggtccaataagacagatacaataGAAGTAAACAAGTGTGAGACAGAGTTAATAAgcgaaataacaagtataatacgtggtacaatcctcctctcagcaataactcaaactctcaTCTAGCACTTGCCTCCTCAATCAgattatatatataatggaccttacCAGTTAGGTCGTCACAGTTCAATCAGGAACAACTCATAGATATGTTGGCTTCTTTGaaattattacgcacgattttataagagtattttatagaaatgccgaggcataTGTCCCGATCCATCATAACATTTCCGAACcataaatacatatattttattgTCGAGGTAAAGGGACCGCTCCCATgggagtgtggtacataatcctgctaAGGCGTACGACTCGATCTATCATAGTGTgcacactgccgagggtcgaacggcacgaaccatagatgtatctatcttgCTGaagcgaacggcccgatcccattagaataagaagctttgatgggTCCTTGACCTCATCACGAatagacgtgtgagttataaaattttaagggaaacctttcgatgagaacgcataacgcgggagaaattcgtaagaggagtacatTTATTTAGtggctaatcatgaagcccgttGAATCTCTACAATAGTAATtctatcactctacacaagtctagtttcaagtcgcaacgtaaaataaaggaatttaataggcaggAGACAACTAAAgtagtacagctatagcatgatgtgaacctaagtctacccggacatagcatgaatctagctacgtatggactctcgtcaccttgtgcgtacgtagcccccgcaataagtaacacataataaatacattacctaggggtagtttccctcacagagttagacatgagacttacctcgcttcgaagttccaaaaccggctccaaggcctctctaacacctcaaaccaaagcttgtcgatccaaaactattcaaacaacatGCACACTAGttaaaatatattctaatacccataattaatcaatttaaacaattctcAACTCCAATCGAAAAGTCGATGAAGACAACTctcgggctcacgtgcccggGTTCCGAAAcgtttcgaagataaacattacccataatcttacgaactcaaatatataatttattctcaattccacgtccaattttgtggtcaaatccAATAATATCAAATTCTACGTTGTCTACCAAAACCCCCACCATTTCTATAATTTCTCATgcttaaatccacatataaatcatgtatttaactcaccatatgtgggaattacttaccttgacgtagatgatgaaaatctcttcTTAAAGCTCCCCAACAATCGCCCAAACCAAGTGAGAAAATGAGGGAAATGAGCAAAACCCCGATTTTAAAACAATCTGCACAGCCGACCTTCCGCACCAGCGgcaaatccatcgcaggtgcggtcccctCCAAGCCAGGcgaaatccgcttctgcggaccacttTTTGCTTCTGCGGTCCACCAGGCGCTCCTGCGCTCCCGCACGTGCGaagattttctgcttctgcgaccccAACTGCCCATCTcgtttttcgcttctgcggagcacccttcgcatctgcgagctcggaGATGCGGAAATACactcgcatctgcggccatccCAGCTTAGTCCAAATGTCGCTTACGCGGTCAcagtgccgcttctgcggctacgcACTTACGGCCAAATCCTCGTAGGTACGGTTACACCAGATGTCAGCTGCTTCAGCATTCCTCCCAAGTCCAAATTCGGTCTGTTTTCAATCCGATTtgcacctgaggcccccgagaccccgtccaaatataccaacacatcccaaagtatagtacgaacttagttgaagccttaaaccacgtcaaacaacaccaGAATTATAAATCGACTGACAaaacttttctttcaactttccaaccttcaaacttcgacgaacgcgtccgattcTTATCAAAACAttctggaatgacgccaaactttgagcgcaagtcataaatcacaatacgaacctatttcaaggctcgaaatcccaaacgaacatcgataacattaaaatccactttaagtcaaacttaagaatttcttaaacttttaaaataccacccttccataataagcgccgaaatgctcccgggtggtccgatactcaacccgaacatacacccaagtacggaatcatcatacgaacctattggaaccttcaaattatgattctgagatcgtttactcaaaagtcaaaccttagtcaattcttctaacttaaagcttccgaaattagaattttctttccaaataaactctgaacttcccgaaattcaattccgaccacacatacaagtcataatacctgacgtgaagctactcaaggcctcaaaccgctgaacgacgcgctagatctcaaaacgaccggtcaggtcgttaaattctcccccacttaaacatacattcgtcatTGAACGAGCTAAGGACTTCTCTGGAGTTGtctaaaatcactgtttaacacttcatgcacctacccgtgccaccacaacccagttgggCATATAAGCTTGAGCTGGACTGAAGGTCCTCCCTTGTATTTAgttaataagccttagaaccaaattccaacctccgaaattctctacaagacctgattctaacatacgaacatagTACCAATCAcaacacactgtaccaaaacacGATCGTACACCTTTTGCTAAATTCACACCATACCCCGTATAATTAGCATgcctataataacatcctccgactaCAATAGCTATAATTTCACAAATTTGATGCCCGTAATACATCTCATGATGTATATAaatcatgttccaactctcgtaatactgccacgatgaaagagatgcgtagaaactcataaccacctaccGAATCAATAATTTATGGAGTCTCCcccctgacaagaaccattacctcgtTCTTAACCGAATAACGATATTTTCCGTTtaatgtaccttatataaatcttaTTGCAAATATTTCAGGTCCagataatctcgtctcacccagtacaagccgCTCAGGCAATAAGCCGCCTCAAACACTGACTCAGATCTCATATGAAGCCATCAATGCACcgacaagctacaactcgaatatgacacataaggaggAACAAACTCTGGAAATGAATTACCCaccccgcgtaacgaataaaacggaCGAACAAATATTATGAACCCTTCCCAGAGGATGAGAAACAAGATATgcaggaatagatatagggaaccgtactcaacataacactgttatggcgtgcaacccgattcgaacatgataccattgcggcatgcaacccgatccaaataacatatccgtggcagcgtgccacccgatccactcaCAACAATAAACAAGGACATACCCCTGAATCCATAATGCTTCTGCCTATgaaataccgaatatcggccacaagcacatCAAGGTCATAAATATAactctggggagacggatagcgcaatatgccacaaaacccaagcacgactaaggtgcgataaatgacctgcatctcgagagccatcctactcATATGACatcacaagctacacgggacctcaacacaAGTACGAATAATCAAGCCATCTCAATCCGGCACAACCCccccacagttcacaaccaaaggaatagagagccttccaggcataaactctcacattaacgatagtaccaaaAATCTCAATACTTGGTTTCGATCTTTGACAATCAAGTGACTAGCATGTCACACTCATACTATTTccccgtgggatacgctcccacgaccttccgcccAGGTATCCAAgtccgcacatccataccaccaactgTACTAATTCTGTAAAGTAAATCacaatccgcaaatcaatacataaTGCCTCTTCCACAGAATACCATTCTCAAGCGACACTAAGATAacgccagcttactctaaacatctgaatacttccctactcatccgagctcgtgacattcttattaacaccgaaccgcaaccttgatcctcaactttcaaattcccatgccgctcactgcacctatcatgccgctacgtgAGAATACACAAATTCATCATAAAccttgaactactagtagaataacatttaattggctagaaacctctcacttagctcatttctaaAGAGCCCATGCAACAcacaactgaattcccaaaccgcagaaaatacaacctcataactcttccggaatccatttacacaacaaagccatctgaatcaaatacctcctaaATCAATCAGGTCACGGTGGCTGTCAAGCctgcacgtacaaccacaaaccccatgtataacttcacacatTGAAGGGACTGATctttgccacaatcatgctgatttagccattactaaccgaccctaCTTCTTTCAATTTACCCTTGACCTGACTTAGAAATAGGATAGATCCATTCAcaacataacgaactcaatccgcactcatctcGAGTGACCCGAATCGCGCGACCACATGGTATCAATACCCATGACTCATCTCATACCTCCTTacgcgcacaatagcatctccaactggtgcACCAATTCTGCAAGGCCTTCCGCGAGTCCGAagctatttctttttttcctctAATATCGTACTTTAAttcttgaatccactaggactgtTGTCGAGAGCACCCACTCTGACCAGGgcccgaatataaccaaactccaaTGCTCTACTAGAACATGAAGATTCCCTCAAAGAAGCAATCGGCTGAATTCGTTTCTTTGCACATCACATCCacaaagcataaactctgagtttTCTCAAAACCTACATATGAATCGATAGGGTGGAATATAGCATAAATTTATCAATTTCTCTACTTGTATTATCCTTGATGTTTCCCTTTCTTAGTCacaaataatccaccaatgcaccgataaccagaagcTGCACAAGCCGACAATCACtcgatccaatcgtagacggtggggatcccccacttagctttaagatacCATCACGTAATGTATTTACCATGATCCCGtaccgttaacccgccaaatttctcgaagtcttttgcTAAGCTTTTCATtaacattctgaatcactagtcacagtcacacactcgacctcttaccgggtagcaagttgtattcttcgcagaagcttcatcaataTCACGccaccgctaacctgctcatagtAGACagcccacatgtggaattccttgctgacatcttccaacgacactGTACTGGGTATAACTACCACGTAATTAGTAAATTCTCTTGAGCTCATGCTCGCCCATCAACTGTATAAGTCTGttccttccccattgacatcaaatgaaagttcaacaataccttccgaactcaaatCATATTATGTCTGAAAtgataatcaaatcttcacacccttctttatttcaagcaaactcttttttgccatattcaatcttccttcgTACAATGACCATCATTCCAAATAAAATCTGTAGACCTGGTCACTTTCCACCTTGCCTCCCAAATCGCTCTAATCTTCCTCAAGGTACGTGGCTATCTTACCAcaaatccatatgctactctgccactcccagttctgtcaaaccatctcctttaagcaacttctcaacctcttcttctcatacttgacctgctagtacttcaaccaccgcaaAAAATTTCCCGCCATGTC
This DNA window, taken from Nicotiana tabacum cultivar K326 chromosome 15, ASM71507v2, whole genome shotgun sequence, encodes the following:
- the LOC107778342 gene encoding uncharacterized protein LOC107778342, yielding MDSGNSGSVQSSSGGGDEEYDSHGGSISTFLNSSAHFGSISSNPLPQFLSHQPTLFDPHDSQNFNSNFQDSANSLYNNDLLWPKSLGSDNNFNNFGNLNSSSSSATNHAILGTNTQVPNYNSIPIKSSIDHQPNVGKNPKKRSRASRRAPTTVLTTDTTNFRQMVQEFTGIPTTPFTGSAYTRRLDLFSTATSAIRSGHLDNLGPLFTLRPSTQKVQDSPIFMPPSSSALNNSMVGRTNASTSDIGISKQAQNKLFNMQNDQIQSFSTSEFHPEKGFENYVCSAGEGTVGSWTCPSG